A segment of the Manihot esculenta cultivar AM560-2 chromosome 13, M.esculenta_v8, whole genome shotgun sequence genome:
gagagacatggtggtgagaagcgtcttccacccccataactaatctattgaaccaatcaagataatttaagtttcaatgatcaacccaaacaaccaaagtggatccgtatcttcaactaggcttttctcatattgatttactcttctattttaattagttgctttatattattactctcattattagttactacaatcaatctcaaacccctccattttacttttattgcaatttatttttattctgtttctagtttatctcatttgatctcactttcagtcttttatctcatctttaatttattattgtttcagttcattttattggtcttgttgagaaaaataaataggtaatcaattctctgtggattcgatcctttcaccactatctgcagttgtaaaattgttgataaccaggaaggttatttttgaccggcttgacaaccgcgagtcaaaaattggcgccgttgccggggaattgatttcacttgtttgtttgttttttttcatgaccagatctgaacacagggacacactgccctttgatccagaaattgaacgcactctcagaagacttaGAAAGCAAGCCGCAGAAGCTTCATCTGAAGCAACCGAATTTTACCAACAAGctgcaccaatggctgaacctatTCCACAAGATGCTGCCCCAAATGGACTTGCTATCCAGAATCAAATAgtccaagaaaatccagcaaataggcctcAAGAACAAGGAGAAAGAACTATGGGAGAATTGGCAACCCCTGTAGGTGACtatgcaccactttgcatcacctacccacctctgacaattccctttgaactgaagacaggtttgatacacattcttcctaagtttagaggtagagaaaatgaaaatccacacaagcacttaaaagcattcaatatgaTCTGTTCATCTGTGAAACCTCAAGGTATCTCTGAAGACCAAATTAAGTTAAGAGCCTTCCCCTTTTCATTAGAagactttgctaaagattggttattttacttgccacctggatctattacttcttgggatgatatggtcaaagcctttttgaacaaatacttcccaacccataaatcaattggcataataagggAAATCACAAGCATAAAGCAAAAACCATCTGAGGACCTTTATGATTATTAGGAAAGATTTGAAAGACTTTGCACAGAATACCCTCAACATGACATGTCAGACAAGGCCCTTatacaattcttctatggaggattatcTCCCTCAGAAAGAAATTTCATTTATGTAACCTGTGGACGCTCCATTGAAGACAAAACACCTAGACAAATGAGAGAATTAatctccactcttgcagcctcatctaggcaatatggagaagagaggcaactacaaagggccaatgaggtaaATTTTCCTTCTatgtctgaactaacatctgttataaAAAATGTTGTGGTAGATGTGGTacaatagattcaagcaccccagccacctaggccatgtggg
Coding sequences within it:
- the LOC122721552 gene encoding uncharacterized protein LOC122721552 — encoded protein: MTRSEHRDTLPFDPEIERTLRRLRKQAAEASSEATEFYQQAAPMAEPIPQDAAPNGLAIQNQIVQENPANRPQEQGERTMGELATPVGDYAPLCITYPPLTIPFELKTENGIKGQFGENPPKTALFGAKK